In Zalophus californianus isolate mZalCal1 chromosome 17, mZalCal1.pri.v2, whole genome shotgun sequence, one DNA window encodes the following:
- the ORC6 gene encoding origin recognition complex subunit 6 isoform X2 codes for MESGLVRRLAARLGIAEPDVLRKAEEYLRLSQVNCNGLSAHTTETSNAVMCLDLAASCMKCPLDRAYLIKLSGLNKKMYQSCLKSFECLLGLKSNIGIRDLAVQFSCTEAVNMASKILQSYESSLPQTQQLDLDLSRPLFTTAALLSACKILKLKVDKNKMVATSGVKKAIFDRLCKQLEKIGQQADREAGDSAVPPQKKKKTMAEPLAKETEKVVESSHKLQKDEDLTQDYEEWKRKILENAAKAQKATTE; via the exons ATGGAGTCTGGGCTGGTCCGACGTTTAGCGGCGCGTTTGGGTATCGCCGAGCCAGATGTGCTGAG GAAAGCAGAGGAGTACTTGCGACTGTCCCAGGTGAACTGTAATGGCCTATCTGCACATACCACAGAAACCAGCAATGCAGTCATGTGCCTGGACCTTGCAGCTTCCTGTATGAAGTGCCCCTTGGACAGA gctTATTTAATTAAACTTTCTGGTTTGAACAAGAAGATGTATCAGAGCTGTCTTAAATCTTTTGAGTGTTTACTGGGCCTGAAATCAAATATTGGAATAAGAGACCTAGCTGTACAGTTTAGCTGTACAGAAGCAGTGAACATGGCTTCAAAGATATTGCAAAG CTATGAATCCAGTCTTCCACAAACACAGCAGTTGGATCTCGACTTATCCAGGCCACTTTTCACCACTGCTGCATTACTGTCAGCATGCAA GATTCTAAAGCTAAAggtggataaaaataaaatggtagctaCATCTGGTGTAAAAAAAGCCATATTTGATCGACTGTGTAAACAATTAGAGAAGATTGGGCAGCAGGCTGATA GAGAGGCTGGAGATTCAGCTGTTCcaccacagaagaaaaagaagacaatggCTGAACCTCTAGCAAAGG AAACAGAGAAGGTAGTAGAAAGCTCACATAAACTGCAAAAAGATGAAGATCTGACACAGGATTAtgaagaatggaaaaggaaaattttggaaaatgctgCCAAAGCACAAAAGGCTACAACAGAGTGA
- the ORC6 gene encoding origin recognition complex subunit 6 isoform X3, giving the protein MESGLVRRLAARLGIAEPDVLRKAEEYLRLSQVNCNGLSAHTTETSNAVMCLDLAASCMKCPLDRAYLIKLSGLNKKMYQSCLKSFECLLGLKSNIGIRDLAVQFSCTEAVNMASKILQRILKLKVDKNKMVATSGVKKAIFDRLCKQLEKIGQQADREAGDSAVPPQKKKKTMAEPLAKETEKVVESSHKLQKDEDLTQDYEEWKRKILENAAKAQKATTE; this is encoded by the exons ATGGAGTCTGGGCTGGTCCGACGTTTAGCGGCGCGTTTGGGTATCGCCGAGCCAGATGTGCTGAG GAAAGCAGAGGAGTACTTGCGACTGTCCCAGGTGAACTGTAATGGCCTATCTGCACATACCACAGAAACCAGCAATGCAGTCATGTGCCTGGACCTTGCAGCTTCCTGTATGAAGTGCCCCTTGGACAGA gctTATTTAATTAAACTTTCTGGTTTGAACAAGAAGATGTATCAGAGCTGTCTTAAATCTTTTGAGTGTTTACTGGGCCTGAAATCAAATATTGGAATAAGAGACCTAGCTGTACAGTTTAGCTGTACAGAAGCAGTGAACATGGCTTCAAAGATATTGCAAAG GATTCTAAAGCTAAAggtggataaaaataaaatggtagctaCATCTGGTGTAAAAAAAGCCATATTTGATCGACTGTGTAAACAATTAGAGAAGATTGGGCAGCAGGCTGATA GAGAGGCTGGAGATTCAGCTGTTCcaccacagaagaaaaagaagacaatggCTGAACCTCTAGCAAAGG AAACAGAGAAGGTAGTAGAAAGCTCACATAAACTGCAAAAAGATGAAGATCTGACACAGGATTAtgaagaatggaaaaggaaaattttggaaaatgctgCCAAAGCACAAAAGGCTACAACAGAGTGA
- the ORC6 gene encoding origin recognition complex subunit 6 isoform X1 — translation MKSTLLYSLFTKVLNKLLEKSFNEHVALVTRKAEEYLRLSQVNCNGLSAHTTETSNAVMCLDLAASCMKCPLDRAYLIKLSGLNKKMYQSCLKSFECLLGLKSNIGIRDLAVQFSCTEAVNMASKILQSYESSLPQTQQLDLDLSRPLFTTAALLSACKILKLKVDKNKMVATSGVKKAIFDRLCKQLEKIGQQADREAGDSAVPPQKKKKTMAEPLAKETEKVVESSHKLQKDEDLTQDYEEWKRKILENAAKAQKATTE, via the exons ATGAAATCCACCCTGCTGTATTCATTGTTTACCAAAGTGTTGAACAAACTTCTGGAAAAGAGTTTTAATGAGCATGTTGCCCTTGTAACCAGGAAAGCAGAGGAGTACTTGCGACTGTCCCAGGTGAACTGTAATGGCCTATCTGCACATACCACAGAAACCAGCAATGCAGTCATGTGCCTGGACCTTGCAGCTTCCTGTATGAAGTGCCCCTTGGACAGA gctTATTTAATTAAACTTTCTGGTTTGAACAAGAAGATGTATCAGAGCTGTCTTAAATCTTTTGAGTGTTTACTGGGCCTGAAATCAAATATTGGAATAAGAGACCTAGCTGTACAGTTTAGCTGTACAGAAGCAGTGAACATGGCTTCAAAGATATTGCAAAG CTATGAATCCAGTCTTCCACAAACACAGCAGTTGGATCTCGACTTATCCAGGCCACTTTTCACCACTGCTGCATTACTGTCAGCATGCAA GATTCTAAAGCTAAAggtggataaaaataaaatggtagctaCATCTGGTGTAAAAAAAGCCATATTTGATCGACTGTGTAAACAATTAGAGAAGATTGGGCAGCAGGCTGATA GAGAGGCTGGAGATTCAGCTGTTCcaccacagaagaaaaagaagacaatggCTGAACCTCTAGCAAAGG AAACAGAGAAGGTAGTAGAAAGCTCACATAAACTGCAAAAAGATGAAGATCTGACACAGGATTAtgaagaatggaaaaggaaaattttggaaaatgctgCCAAAGCACAAAAGGCTACAACAGAGTGA